In Brevinematales bacterium, the following proteins share a genomic window:
- the rpmF gene encoding 50S ribosomal protein L32, which translates to MGVPKHKKSHRRIRNRRTRVFYHTLGFPEEVLVKSEDGDWKLPHRASITTGKYKGINYIDYTKREERKKRKQQEMAKYKV; encoded by the coding sequence ATGGGTGTTCCGAAGCATAAGAAGTCCCACAGAAGAATAAGGAATAGAAGGACTAGAGTTTTTTATCATACTTTAGGATTTCCTGAAGAAGTATTGGTAAAATCTGAGGATGGTGATTGGAAACTTCCACACAGAGCTAGCATAACTACAGGTAAGTACAAAGGAATAAATTACATAGATTATACAAAAAGAGAAGAGAGAAAAAAGAGAAAACAGCAAGAAATGGCTAAGTATAAGGTATAA
- the ilvN gene encoding acetolactate synthase small subunit → MDRTIVVWVENSVGVLARVSGLFSARGFNIKSLSVGETEDPEVSVMTIVVDEDERTAEQVRKQLSKLVETIKVKDITESPRVERELALLRISIPKERRSEVIEIVEVFKAKVVDVSHNSLVVEITGSSEKVEGFIELMKPYGILEMARTGKVALERGLYLEKKEKK, encoded by the coding sequence ATGGATAGAACCATAGTGGTTTGGGTTGAGAATAGCGTTGGTGTTTTAGCAAGGGTTTCTGGGTTGTTTAGTGCTAGGGGGTTTAATATAAAGAGTTTATCTGTTGGTGAGACAGAAGATCCTGAAGTATCAGTTATGACAATAGTTGTTGATGAAGATGAAAGAACTGCTGAACAAGTTAGAAAGCAACTATCAAAACTAGTTGAGACAATAAAAGTAAAGGATATTACTGAATCACCAAGGGTTGAAAGGGAACTTGCTTTGCTCAGAATATCTATACCAAAGGAGAGAAGGAGTGAAGTCATAGAAATTGTTGAGGTTTTCAAGGCAAAGGTTGTTGATGTCTCTCACAACTCCCTCGTAGTGGAGATAACAGGATCCTCAGAAAAAGTTGAAGGTTTTATTGAATTAATGAAACCTTATGGTATATTAGAGATGGCGAGAACTGGTAAAGTTGCGTTAGAAAGAGGATTGTATCTTGAGAAAAAAGAGAAAAAATAG
- a CDS encoding 7-carboxy-7-deazaguanine synthase QueE has protein sequence MRVSEIFESIQGEGDTSGRLALFIRLQGCPLDCVWCDTKYSVPFEGGIEKSVDEISRVITNFSKSKGGIIVFTGGEPLYYQDEIDEILKLSYFKEIEFETSGIYIPKSSLEKYKFNVSPKLPSSKLSRGDKIYKSIFENLRYFVKMNSIFKFVVSDEYDLSFVENIIDNYGLPKHRVFLMPQGTTAEELVERSKFIIPFCLEKGLNYSFRLQVILKIK, from the coding sequence ATGAGAGTATCTGAGATATTTGAGTCTATACAGGGTGAAGGAGATACATCTGGAAGACTGGCACTATTTATTAGACTTCAAGGATGTCCTCTTGACTGCGTTTGGTGTGATACAAAATATTCTGTGCCTTTTGAAGGAGGAATAGAAAAATCGGTGGACGAAATTTCAAGGGTTATAACAAATTTCTCAAAAAGTAAAGGAGGTATTATTGTATTTACAGGTGGTGAACCACTCTACTATCAGGATGAGATAGATGAAATACTCAAATTGTCTTACTTCAAGGAAATTGAATTTGAAACTTCTGGTATATATATTCCAAAAAGTAGCTTGGAGAAGTATAAGTTTAATGTTTCTCCTAAACTTCCAAGTTCAAAGTTATCAAGAGGTGATAAGATTTACAAAAGTATTTTCGAAAATCTTAGGTATTTCGTTAAGATGAATTCAATATTCAAGTTTGTTGTGTCAGATGAATATGATCTTAGTTTTGTAGAAAACATAATAGATAATTACGGCCTTCCAAAACATAGAGTTTTTCTTATGCCTCAGGGTACAACAGCAGAAGAATTAGTTGAAAGATCAAAGTTTATAATTCCATTTTGTTTGGAAAAAGGACTTAATTACTCCTTTAGGTTACAGGTTATACTCAAGATAAAGTGA
- a CDS encoding helix-turn-helix domain-containing protein has protein sequence MEFSVFFMESVGKYLKDLRLTRSISIEEVVRNTNIPRKYIEGIEKDNFSDFPGEVYIKGYIKSYASFLGGDPEYALRLYERKQIEEKEIPLEQLIGKASIFDRIDFRKLGWISIGVFIVLVLIVLIVNLIISKGYEVLVDNSNVKTILKSFSEGEEFRDKVGNTSVKIKLLEVRNNGNDIVLSINDSIYSFVLKNRSMMDFNMDGIVDLEMRYEAFIDKKPRLRISFYKSQEKTSKEENVFLEGGRVPVDFEISSDEVVWVSLIIDNSEENQFYLGKDNSRKLAVRNKLVLKTSDVKNLNVRFSDRDIKLDGEGPSYIVFEVVESVKGVLVKIQYLE, from the coding sequence TTGGAATTTAGCGTATTTTTTATGGAGAGTGTAGGTAAATATTTAAAAGATTTAAGGCTTACTAGGAGCATATCAATAGAAGAAGTAGTAAGAAATACTAATATACCTAGAAAGTATATAGAGGGTATTGAGAAAGATAACTTTTCAGATTTCCCTGGAGAAGTTTATATAAAGGGTTACATAAAGTCTTACGCTTCTTTTCTAGGTGGTGATCCTGAGTATGCTCTTAGGCTTTATGAGAGAAAACAAATAGAAGAAAAAGAAATACCTTTAGAGCAACTAATAGGTAAAGCTAGTATATTTGATAGGATAGACTTTAGAAAGTTGGGTTGGATATCCATTGGAGTATTTATAGTTTTAGTTTTAATTGTCTTGATTGTCAACTTGATTATATCCAAAGGTTATGAAGTTTTGGTTGATAATAGCAATGTAAAAACTATATTAAAATCATTTAGTGAAGGAGAAGAGTTTAGAGATAAAGTTGGTAATACAAGTGTAAAGATTAAGCTTCTTGAGGTTAGGAATAATGGTAACGATATAGTGTTGAGTATAAATGACTCTATATATTCTTTTGTTCTAAAGAATAGATCAATGATGGATTTCAACATGGATGGTATAGTTGATCTTGAGATGCGATACGAAGCGTTTATCGATAAAAAACCTAGACTTAGAATATCGTTTTACAAGTCACAGGAAAAAACATCAAAAGAGGAGAATGTATTCTTAGAAGGTGGAAGAGTGCCTGTTGATTTTGAAATATCATCAGATGAGGTTGTTTGGGTTTCTTTAATAATTGATAACTCTGAAGAAAATCAATTTTACCTTGGTAAGGATAATTCTAGAAAGCTTGCTGTTAGAAATAAGTTGGTGTTGAAGACATCCGATGTGAAAAATTTGAATGTCAGATTTTCAGATAGAGATATCAAACTTGATGGAGAAGGTCCTTCATATATTGTATTTGAAGTTGTTGAAAGTGTAAAGGGAGTATTAGTAAAAATACAGTATCTAGAATGA
- a CDS encoding DUF1460 domain-containing protein has protein sequence MVRKVDWFVIFTLSYFLFLSTISHSLELGDKIVYYAKRFLGTPYDIDPLGTYVKEKKIVVDDKVDCMYLTFRVVELALADGDESNAIQIALDKRFKTRGVLQNGYVLNYEDRFEYGEDMILSGKWGKVIKVHSSMLEKVYSGRLEDYIYFIPKSNYSSIRRFIRNGSIVFLVKHPETSVKGEIVGHLGIIEKSSNQIYIIHASGTKNRGGRVKREIFEDYLRKTKYIGFILTHLD, from the coding sequence ATGGTTAGAAAGGTTGATTGGTTTGTGATATTTACTCTATCATATTTTTTATTTCTTTCAACGATAAGCCATTCATTGGAATTAGGTGATAAGATTGTGTACTATGCGAAAAGATTTTTAGGGACACCTTATGATATAGATCCTCTTGGTACCTATGTTAAGGAAAAGAAGATTGTTGTTGATGATAAGGTTGATTGTATGTATTTAACATTTAGAGTAGTTGAACTTGCTTTGGCTGATGGGGATGAAAGCAATGCGATACAAATTGCTCTTGATAAGAGATTTAAGACGAGAGGTGTATTACAAAACGGATATGTTTTGAATTATGAGGATAGATTTGAATATGGAGAGGATATGATATTAAGTGGTAAGTGGGGAAAAGTTATTAAAGTGCATTCTAGTATGCTTGAAAAAGTTTATTCAGGAAGGCTTGAAGATTATATATATTTTATACCTAAATCAAACTATTCCTCTATAAGGCGCTTTATCAGAAACGGTAGTATTGTATTTTTAGTTAAGCATCCAGAGACAAGTGTGAAAGGGGAAATTGTAGGGCACTTGGGGATAATTGAAAAAAGTTCTAATCAAATCTATATAATCCATGCAAGCGGAACAAAAAACAGAGGTGGTAGAGTAAAGAGGGAAATTTTTGAAGACTATCTTAGAAAAACAAAATATATAGGTTTTATATTAACACACTTAGATTAA
- the gap gene encoding type I glyceraldehyde-3-phosphate dehydrogenase produces MAVKVAINGFGRIGRLAFKALVEQGLLGRDIDVVAVVDVVNEADYFIYQLRYDSVHGKWNYDLKAEKSSPSAEYNDVLVVNGHKIKCILAPKEGLSKLPWGEMGVEYVIEATGLFTEEEKAKGHLDAGAKKVIITAPAKGNIKTFVMGVNHEEYDPSKHHIVSNASCTTNCLAPVVHVLIKEGIGIETGLMSTIHAYTATQKTVDGPSKKDWRGGRAAAINVIPSTTGAAKAVGEVIPAVKGKLTGMAFRVPVADVSVVDLTFRSEKDTSIEEIDALLKKASETYLKGILGYTDEEVVSSDFIHDSRSSIYDSLATLDNNLKGEKRFFKIISWYDNEWGYSNRVVDLLKYMISKDKK; encoded by the coding sequence ATGGCTGTTAAAGTCGCTATAAATGGTTTTGGAAGAATAGGTAGATTAGCTTTCAAGGCCTTGGTGGAGCAAGGGCTCCTCGGTAGGGATATAGATGTTGTTGCAGTTGTTGATGTTGTAAATGAGGCAGATTACTTCATTTATCAGCTTAGATACGATTCCGTTCATGGCAAGTGGAATTATGATTTAAAAGCAGAAAAGAGTTCTCCATCAGCTGAATACAATGATGTTCTTGTAGTTAATGGTCATAAGATAAAATGTATTTTAGCTCCTAAGGAAGGTTTATCTAAGTTACCTTGGGGTGAAATGGGTGTTGAGTATGTTATAGAAGCTACTGGACTTTTCACAGAAGAGGAAAAGGCAAAGGGACACCTTGATGCAGGTGCAAAGAAAGTTATTATAACAGCTCCTGCAAAGGGTAACATAAAAACTTTTGTTATGGGTGTAAACCATGAAGAATATGATCCATCAAAACATCATATCGTTTCAAATGCATCTTGTACTACTAACTGTTTGGCACCAGTAGTTCATGTTTTGATAAAGGAAGGTATTGGTATTGAAACTGGTCTTATGAGTACAATACACGCGTATACTGCTACACAGAAGACAGTTGATGGCCCTTCAAAGAAAGACTGGAGAGGTGGTAGGGCTGCTGCTATAAATGTTATACCTTCAACTACTGGTGCTGCTAAAGCAGTAGGAGAAGTTATACCTGCAGTTAAAGGTAAATTGACAGGTATGGCATTTAGAGTACCGGTTGCTGATGTATCTGTTGTTGATCTAACCTTTAGAAGTGAAAAGGATACTTCTATCGAAGAAATTGATGCTCTATTGAAGAAAGCGTCGGAAACCTATTTAAAGGGTATTCTTGGATATACAGATGAGGAAGTTGTTTCATCAGATTTTATTCACGATAGCAGATCGTCAATATATGATTCTCTTGCAACACTTGATAACAACCTAAAAGGAGAAAAGAGGTTCTTCAAAATAATATCTTGGTATGATAACGAGTGGGGTTATTCAAATAGAGTTGTTGATCTACTCAAGTATATGATTTCAAAAGATAAAAAATAG
- a CDS encoding DnaJ domain-containing protein encodes MSENFKNYYEILDVDFGASIEEIKASFRKLAKKYHPDLNNGKDTKDFKIILEAYKILSDDKLRSNYDKEYLKRITPLKKFKNTTNIIDPSRIEYKLSLLNISKAGFDLSKKFKRKEFLEELGEDLVIYLTDKEIKEGALLAIKLPARSVCDVCYGTNRNCYRCDGTGYVTTIQEVKIHIPPNIKHSETIYVELGKIEKRKGVTKFLPNDLKIKIKWLSASDID; translated from the coding sequence ATGAGTGAGAATTTCAAGAACTACTACGAGATACTCGATGTTGATTTTGGCGCATCAATTGAGGAAATAAAAGCAAGTTTCAGAAAACTTGCAAAAAAATATCATCCTGACTTAAACAACGGAAAAGATACAAAAGACTTCAAAATAATACTAGAAGCTTATAAAATCTTATCAGACGATAAACTAAGATCAAACTATGATAAAGAGTACTTAAAAAGAATAACACCCCTTAAAAAATTCAAAAACACTACAAACATCATAGATCCATCCAGGATAGAATATAAGTTATCTCTACTCAACATATCAAAAGCAGGTTTTGATTTATCAAAAAAATTCAAGAGAAAAGAATTTCTAGAAGAGCTAGGAGAAGACCTTGTAATATACCTCACAGACAAAGAAATAAAAGAAGGAGCACTTCTAGCAATAAAACTACCTGCCAGATCTGTATGCGACGTATGCTATGGGACAAACAGAAATTGTTACAGGTGCGATGGAACAGGATATGTAACAACTATACAAGAAGTAAAAATACACATACCTCCTAACATTAAACACTCTGAAACAATCTATGTTGAGTTAGGCAAAATCGAAAAACGCAAAGGTGTAACAAAGTTTCTACCCAATGATTTAAAAATCAAGATAAAATGGTTATCAGCATCAGATATAGACTAG
- a CDS encoding 2-oxoacid:acceptor oxidoreductase family protein produces MENRIIISGFGGQGVLSAGMILSYGAISAGKYPTFFPSYGAEQRGGTSNCTVIIDDHEVASPVTHSPNIVVCFNQPSVLKFESWVEKSGILLYNSSLVNIPPKRTDIKIYHIDANTIAFDLGDTRFVNMVMLGALIAITQLYDLNHLLLGIERFFSEKGKSKIVKPNQDAAEFGYNYFISILK; encoded by the coding sequence ATGGAAAACAGAATAATAATATCAGGTTTTGGTGGACAAGGAGTTTTATCCGCTGGAATGATACTGTCATATGGAGCAATATCAGCAGGCAAATATCCTACATTTTTTCCATCTTACGGTGCTGAGCAAAGAGGTGGAACATCAAACTGCACAGTAATAATAGACGATCACGAAGTAGCATCACCTGTAACACATTCGCCTAACATTGTAGTTTGTTTCAATCAACCATCCGTCTTAAAGTTTGAGTCTTGGGTTGAAAAAAGCGGAATACTACTTTACAACTCATCGTTAGTCAACATACCTCCCAAAAGAACAGATATAAAAATATACCACATAGATGCAAACACAATAGCATTTGATCTTGGAGATACCAGATTTGTCAACATGGTAATGCTTGGAGCCTTAATAGCTATAACACAATTATACGATCTCAATCATTTACTACTAGGCATAGAAAGATTCTTCTCCGAAAAAGGAAAATCAAAAATAGTCAAACCTAATCAAGACGCCGCAGAATTTGGATACAATTACTTTATATCAATACTCAAATAA
- a CDS encoding glycosyltransferase family 2 protein yields MDNRFDVSIILVNYNTRDITIECISSVIEHTSGISYEIIVVDNNSIDGSADEIEKRFDNVKVVKSQKNLGFAGGCNLGVKYAKGKYLLFLNTDTILLENSIKVMFDFMESNDDYGVIGVLLIDKENHVVQSWGDFLPFKLGIKDYILKPFLPKSLKNNFSSNKKYDDFVSSFFGSEDVKEVDYVIGADLFIGRSLFENIGGFDEQFFMYFEEADLQIRVKRLGLKIGIIKFTKIIHLESKSFKVSNLKRSMKVVSFLRYLRKNFLFYYLLFKPFYLVYALIKTFVDLVIKEYTFKENLFFMKSLVLEKYYI; encoded by the coding sequence ATGGATAATAGGTTTGATGTAAGTATAATATTAGTTAATTACAATACTAGAGATATTACAATTGAATGTATTTCATCAGTGATTGAGCATACAAGTGGTATTAGTTATGAAATAATAGTTGTTGATAACAATTCTATTGACGGTAGTGCTGATGAAATTGAGAAAAGGTTTGATAATGTAAAAGTTGTAAAGAGTCAAAAAAACTTGGGGTTTGCAGGAGGGTGTAATTTAGGAGTAAAGTATGCAAAAGGTAAGTATTTGCTTTTTCTAAATACTGATACAATACTATTGGAGAATTCTATAAAAGTTATGTTCGATTTTATGGAGAGTAATGATGATTATGGAGTTATAGGTGTATTACTTATTGATAAAGAGAATCATGTTGTTCAGTCTTGGGGAGATTTTTTGCCGTTCAAATTAGGTATAAAGGATTATATCTTAAAACCATTTTTACCTAAGAGTTTAAAGAATAATTTTTCAAGTAACAAAAAGTATGATGATTTTGTATCGTCGTTTTTTGGCAGTGAAGATGTTAAGGAGGTTGATTATGTAATTGGGGCTGATTTGTTTATTGGTAGGAGTCTATTCGAAAATATTGGTGGCTTTGATGAACAGTTTTTTATGTACTTTGAAGAAGCAGATCTACAGATCAGAGTTAAAAGACTTGGACTAAAGATTGGAATAATAAAATTTACAAAGATTATACACTTGGAGAGTAAAAGTTTTAAGGTGTCAAATCTCAAGAGATCTATGAAAGTAGTATCATTTCTGAGGTACTTGAGAAAGAATTTTTTATTTTACTATTTACTGTTTAAGCCTTTTTATTTGGTTTATGCATTGATTAAAACATTTGTTGATTTGGTTATTAAAGAGTATACATTTAAAGAAAACTTATTCTTCATGAAAAGTTTAGTTCTTGAAAAGTATTATATTTGA
- a CDS encoding phosphoglycerate kinase, with product MNKKTVRDVDLAGKKVFIREDFNVPLDSNGNITDYTRVDAAIPTIKYLLEKKAAIVLVSHLGRPKGRDPKSSLLPVQKVLSERLGVNVKFVPDCVNDEAINEIKNLKPGEVLLLENVRFYKEEEANDENFARKWAEVVDAFVCDAFGSVHRAHASVEALPRIMKQMGKPAVAGFLVEKELEYLGKSLDDPKRPFVAILGGSKVSTKIDVINSLLNKVDKLLIGGGMMFTFYKAMGIEIGKSLLEQDYVSVAFDILQKAKEKNVTIVLPEDVVVTDSIDNPTKVKTVSKNEIPIDMIGVDIGPQTIKIFSDELKNAKTIFWNGPLGVFEKDEFAKGTVEVAKLLASLKDAIKVIGGGDSAAAVAKAGVESKMTHISTGGGASLEFVEGKPLPGIVVLDDK from the coding sequence ATGAATAAAAAGACAGTAAGAGATGTTGATTTAGCTGGTAAAAAAGTGTTCATTAGAGAAGACTTTAACGTACCCCTTGATTCTAACGGTAATATAACTGATTATACTAGAGTGGATGCTGCTATTCCAACAATAAAATATCTTCTTGAGAAAAAAGCCGCGATAGTTTTGGTATCTCATCTTGGTAGACCAAAGGGAAGAGATCCTAAAAGTAGTCTGTTACCAGTTCAGAAGGTACTTTCGGAGAGATTGGGTGTAAATGTAAAGTTTGTTCCTGATTGTGTGAATGATGAGGCAATAAATGAAATCAAGAATCTCAAGCCAGGAGAAGTTTTACTATTAGAGAATGTAAGGTTCTATAAAGAAGAAGAAGCAAACGACGAAAACTTTGCTAGAAAGTGGGCTGAAGTAGTTGATGCCTTTGTATGTGATGCATTTGGTAGTGTTCATAGAGCGCATGCTTCTGTTGAAGCACTACCCAGGATTATGAAACAAATGGGTAAGCCTGCGGTTGCTGGTTTCCTTGTTGAAAAAGAACTTGAGTACCTTGGCAAGTCATTAGATGATCCAAAAAGACCTTTTGTGGCAATTCTCGGTGGTTCTAAAGTATCTACCAAAATTGATGTTATAAATTCATTGCTGAATAAGGTTGATAAACTGCTAATAGGTGGTGGAATGATGTTTACATTTTACAAGGCCATGGGAATTGAAATAGGTAAATCACTTCTAGAACAGGATTATGTTTCGGTAGCTTTTGATATATTACAAAAAGCGAAAGAGAAGAATGTTACCATCGTATTACCAGAAGATGTAGTTGTTACAGATAGTATTGATAATCCAACCAAAGTAAAAACGGTGAGCAAAAATGAAATACCTATTGATATGATAGGTGTTGATATAGGTCCTCAAACTATAAAGATATTTAGTGATGAACTAAAGAATGCTAAGACTATATTTTGGAATGGTCCTCTGGGTGTTTTTGAAAAAGATGAATTTGCAAAGGGAACTGTTGAAGTTGCTAAACTCTTAGCAAGTCTCAAGGATGCGATAAAGGTCATAGGCGGTGGAGATTCTGCTGCTGCTGTTGCTAAAGCAGGAGTTGAAAGTAAAATGACACATATATCAACTGGTGGTGGTGCTTCTCTCGAGTTTGTTGAAGGTAAACCTCTTCCTGGTATAGTTGTTCTTGACGATAAGTAA
- the folD gene encoding bifunctional methylenetetrahydrofolate dehydrogenase/methenyltetrahydrofolate cyclohydrolase FolD, translating into MKIIDGKLVSSIYKERVKALISSKGLKVTLAVILVGDNPSSKVYVSMKTKECNEVGIATKDFLLPSDTSENKLISLIEELNKDDEVDGILVQLPLPKHIDEYRVLSTVSPLKDVDGFHPENVGKLLIGKPFVEPCTPKGIIRLLEYYNIGIEGKRSVVIGRSNIVGKPTSIMLMHRNSTVTICHSKTSNIEDITRQADILVVAVGRPWFIKKNMIKEGSVIIDVGINRIEVDGNSKLVGDVDFEDVKEVCGYITPVPGGVGPMTRAMLIENTYELANYRRNSKCR; encoded by the coding sequence ATGAAAATAATTGATGGTAAATTAGTATCTAGTATTTACAAAGAAAGAGTTAAAGCTCTTATATCTTCTAAGGGGCTTAAAGTAACATTAGCTGTAATACTTGTTGGTGATAATCCTAGTTCAAAAGTTTATGTCTCAATGAAAACTAAAGAATGTAACGAAGTGGGAATAGCAACAAAGGATTTTTTATTGCCTTCAGATACTTCTGAGAATAAGCTCATAAGTCTTATAGAGGAGCTGAATAAGGATGATGAGGTTGATGGTATTTTAGTTCAACTACCTTTGCCTAAACATATAGACGAATATAGAGTTTTGTCTACGGTATCTCCTCTCAAAGATGTGGATGGGTTTCATCCTGAGAATGTTGGCAAACTTTTGATTGGTAAACCCTTTGTAGAGCCTTGTACTCCTAAAGGTATAATAAGACTTCTTGAGTACTACAACATTGGTATTGAAGGTAAGAGGTCTGTTGTCATAGGTAGGAGTAATATAGTTGGTAAACCTACTTCCATTATGTTGATGCATAGAAATTCGACTGTAACAATTTGTCATTCAAAAACTAGTAATATAGAAGATATTACAAGACAAGCAGATATTTTAGTTGTTGCAGTTGGTAGACCATGGTTTATTAAGAAAAATATGATAAAGGAAGGTAGTGTAATTATTGATGTTGGTATAAATAGAATTGAAGTTGATGGGAATTCAAAGCTAGTTGGTGATGTTGATTTTGAAGATGTGAAGGAAGTTTGTGGATATATAACACCTGTCCCTGGAGGAGTTGGACCTATGACCAGAGCTATGCTTATTGAGAATACTTACGAGCTAGCAAATTACAGGAGGAATTCGAAGTGTAGATAG
- the aroB gene encoding 3-dehydroquinate synthase: MVKLTVNIQRNEDLSYPIYIGSGVLGKIKDEVIKCSSSSVVVITDSIVSRLYLSLMISYLKVLNLPIHVIIIPTGEKYKNRKTKEYIENEMLRFKVDRKGIVVAFGGGVVGDIAGFVSSTYLRGINFIQVPTTLLSMVDSSIGGKVGVDTPYGKNTVGAFHQPKSVIIDTMFLDTLPEIQYKNGLVEVIKHAIIRDEDFFKFLEDNHDSIVNKDDEIVAKMIEISCRIKKEVVEADEREVTGLRQILNFGHTVGHAIELFSNYRILHGLAVGVGIVVESFISTKINVMKKSDYDRIVDIMKLYKIPTTLRDLGVKNDSRAISNMIEFMKGDKKSLKSQINMSLPKSIGRMVDTYAITIEPRIIIDALKVI; encoded by the coding sequence ATGGTAAAATTAACAGTTAATATACAACGAAATGAGGATCTTTCATATCCTATATATATAGGTAGTGGTGTATTGGGAAAGATAAAGGATGAAGTGATCAAGTGTTCATCGTCATCTGTAGTTGTAATAACTGATAGCATAGTTTCAAGGTTATATTTATCTTTGATGATAAGCTATCTAAAAGTTTTGAATTTGCCTATACATGTTATAATTATACCTACTGGTGAGAAGTACAAGAATAGAAAGACTAAAGAATATATTGAAAATGAGATGCTTAGATTTAAAGTAGATAGAAAAGGTATAGTAGTAGCATTTGGTGGCGGGGTTGTTGGAGATATCGCAGGGTTTGTTTCTTCAACTTATTTGAGAGGTATAAACTTTATTCAGGTTCCTACTACGCTTTTAAGTATGGTTGATAGTTCTATTGGTGGGAAAGTTGGTGTTGATACCCCTTATGGTAAGAATACTGTGGGGGCTTTCCATCAACCCAAGTCTGTCATAATTGATACAATGTTTTTAGATACATTACCTGAAATTCAGTACAAAAATGGACTTGTCGAAGTTATAAAACATGCAATTATAAGGGATGAGGACTTTTTTAAGTTCCTTGAAGACAACCATGATAGTATAGTTAATAAGGATGATGAGATTGTTGCGAAGATGATTGAGATTAGTTGTAGGATAAAAAAGGAAGTTGTTGAAGCTGATGAGCGAGAAGTAACAGGTTTGAGACAGATACTTAATTTTGGTCATACTGTTGGTCATGCAATAGAGTTATTTTCTAATTACAGGATATTACACGGACTTGCAGTTGGGGTAGGTATAGTTGTAGAAAGCTTTATATCAACCAAAATAAACGTAATGAAGAAAAGTGATTATGATCGAATAGTAGATATCATGAAGTTGTATAAAATACCTACTACGTTAAGAGATTTAGGTGTAAAAAACGATAGTAGAGCTATATCTAATATGATAGAATTTATGAAAGGGGATAAAAAATCACTGAAATCACAAATCAATATGTCTCTTCCCAAATCCATTGGTAGGATGGTAGATACGTATGCTATAACAATTGAACCAAGAATAATAATTGATGCCTTAAAAGTAATCTAG
- a CDS encoding MBL fold metallo-hydrolase: protein MNIEIFSLGINQTNCYVVWDSGEGLVIDPADHPDLIIEFVKKKSIDLRYVINTHGHFDHIMGNNLLVSSTSAKLLVGKYDEEMISNPFQNLSAYFAKPFYSLKPATVLHDGDRISIGEIEFTIIHTPGHTPGGICIYSPHWNVVFTGDTLFRFSYGRTDLVGGNERDILLSLGRLLSILRDDDICFPGHGDSFRFGDVRGWLERLIGL, encoded by the coding sequence ATGAATATAGAGATATTTAGTCTAGGTATTAATCAAACTAACTGTTATGTCGTATGGGATAGTGGGGAAGGACTTGTTATCGATCCAGCTGATCATCCTGATTTGATAATCGAGTTTGTAAAAAAGAAATCTATTGATCTGAGATACGTTATAAATACTCATGGGCATTTTGATCATATAATGGGTAATAATTTGTTGGTTTCTTCTACATCTGCAAAACTTTTGGTGGGGAAATATGATGAAGAAATGATATCAAACCCTTTTCAGAATCTATCAGCATATTTTGCTAAGCCTTTCTACTCTTTGAAACCTGCTACTGTCTTACATGATGGAGATAGAATATCAATAGGTGAAATTGAATTCACAATCATACATACACCCGGTCATACTCCAGGGGGTATATGTATATATTCTCCTCATTGGAATGTAGTTTTTACTGGTGATACGCTTTTTAGATTTTCGTATGGTAGGACAGATTTGGTAGGAGGTAATGAAAGAGATATTCTATTATCTCTTGGTAGATTATTGTCTATTCTTAGAGATGATGATATTTGTTTTCCTGGGCATGGAGATAGTTTTAGATTTGGAGATGTTAGAGGATGGTTAGAAAGGTTGATTGGTTTGTGA